From a single Paraburkholderia sp. FT54 genomic region:
- the hpnD gene encoding presqualene diphosphate synthase HpnD, with product MAVSNLVVDDTEIDAAAATSGSSFYLAMRILPAAQRDAMYQVYAFCRAVDDIADSDMPRAERAAALERWRADIDACYAGAPRASLRALTRHIHTFHLQREDFHAMIDGMAMDAAEDICAPDEDTLDLYCDRVASAAGRLSVRIFGMQEELGRLLAHHLGRALQLTNILRDIDEDAGINRCYLPHELLAREGIAVTNPTQIADDPSLPRVCATLAERAKEHFAASDAIMDREPRNHVRAPRIMSGVYRVLLERTLERGFDIPRTKVSKPKLRMLWIVARYALF from the coding sequence TTGGCTGTTTCCAATCTTGTCGTGGACGATACAGAAATCGACGCCGCTGCCGCCACGTCCGGCAGCTCGTTCTATCTCGCCATGCGCATCCTGCCGGCCGCGCAGCGCGACGCGATGTATCAGGTCTACGCTTTCTGCCGCGCCGTCGACGATATCGCCGACAGCGACATGCCGCGCGCCGAACGCGCCGCCGCGCTCGAGCGCTGGCGGGCCGACATCGACGCGTGCTACGCCGGCGCGCCGCGCGCTTCGCTGCGCGCGCTGACGCGGCACATTCATACGTTTCATCTGCAACGCGAAGACTTCCACGCGATGATCGACGGCATGGCAATGGACGCCGCCGAAGACATCTGCGCCCCCGATGAAGACACGCTCGACCTCTATTGCGACCGCGTCGCGAGCGCGGCGGGCCGTCTATCGGTGAGGATATTCGGGATGCAGGAAGAGCTCGGCCGTTTGCTCGCGCATCATCTGGGCCGCGCGCTGCAGCTCACCAACATCCTGCGCGATATCGACGAAGACGCCGGCATCAATCGCTGCTATCTGCCGCACGAATTGCTGGCGCGCGAAGGCATCGCGGTGACGAACCCCACGCAGATCGCCGACGACCCGTCGCTGCCGCGCGTGTGCGCCACGCTCGCCGAGCGGGCCAAGGAACACTTCGCCGCGTCCGACGCGATCATGGACCGCGAGCCGCGCAATCACGTGCGGGCGCCGCGCATCATGTCGGGCGTGTATCGCGTGCTGCTCGAACGGACGCTGGAGCGCGGCTTCGACATTCCGCGTACGAAGGTCAGCAAGCCAAAGCTCCGCATGCTGTGGATCGTCGCGCGTTACGCGCTCTTCTGA
- the hpnE gene encoding hydroxysqualene dehydroxylase HpnE codes for MQKLVHVVGAGLAGLAAAVQLQRRGAHVVLHEAAAQAGGRCRSYYDARLGATLDTGNHMMVSGNAATLNYARAIGAADELVGPAHPEYAFVDLATRARWTVRLSPGHLPWWIFDPNARVPNTAPGDYLALLPLLFAKPGRSVAQTMRCNGALWDRLLRPLFHAMLNVEPREASAELTGAMVREALLAGGLACRPLVARNGLGSAFVDPALRLLQHGGAAIRLGSRLDGIVFAADNRRVQALNFAAESIALDANQAVILAVPPEIAQTLVQGLRAPTRFAATVNVHFAVEPPFGLPQVTGLLNGTAEWLFAFEGRLSATVNGAERLLDTPHEALAATVWAEVAQAASLPVAPMPAWQVVVEKRATFAALPDQETRRPGTRTRWNNLMLAGDWTATGLPATIEGAIRSGQKAADTLLNEPMERR; via the coding sequence ATGCAAAAGCTCGTACATGTGGTCGGCGCAGGCCTTGCCGGCCTGGCCGCCGCAGTGCAGTTGCAACGGCGCGGCGCGCACGTCGTGCTGCATGAAGCCGCTGCCCAGGCGGGCGGCCGTTGCCGTTCGTATTACGACGCCAGGCTGGGCGCGACGCTCGACACCGGCAATCACATGATGGTGTCGGGCAATGCCGCGACGCTCAACTACGCACGAGCGATCGGCGCCGCCGACGAACTGGTCGGCCCGGCCCATCCCGAATATGCGTTCGTGGATCTGGCCACGCGGGCGCGCTGGACCGTGCGCCTGTCGCCGGGACATCTGCCGTGGTGGATCTTCGACCCGAACGCGCGCGTGCCGAACACGGCGCCAGGCGACTATCTGGCGCTGCTGCCGCTGCTGTTTGCCAAACCCGGGCGCAGCGTCGCGCAGACCATGCGTTGCAACGGTGCGTTGTGGGACCGTCTGCTGCGGCCGCTGTTTCACGCCATGCTGAACGTCGAGCCGCGCGAAGCCTCGGCGGAACTGACGGGCGCCATGGTGCGCGAGGCTCTGCTCGCCGGCGGCCTTGCGTGCCGGCCGCTGGTGGCGCGCAACGGTCTCGGCAGCGCGTTCGTGGATCCGGCGCTGCGGCTGCTGCAACATGGCGGCGCGGCGATCAGGCTGGGTTCGCGCCTGGACGGAATCGTCTTTGCCGCCGACAACCGTCGCGTACAAGCGCTGAATTTCGCCGCTGAAAGCATCGCGCTCGACGCGAACCAGGCCGTGATCCTCGCGGTCCCGCCTGAAATCGCGCAAACGCTCGTGCAGGGTTTGCGCGCACCGACGCGCTTCGCGGCGACCGTCAACGTGCATTTCGCGGTCGAGCCGCCGTTTGGCTTGCCGCAGGTCACCGGGCTGCTCAACGGCACGGCTGAATGGCTGTTCGCCTTCGAAGGCCGCTTGTCGGCGACCGTGAACGGTGCTGAGCGGCTGCTCGACACGCCGCATGAAGCACTCGCGGCCACGGTCTGGGCCGAAGTGGCTCAGGCGGCCAGTTTGCCGGTCGCGCCAATGCCGGCCTGGCAGGTCGTCGTGGAAAAACGCGCGACCTTCGCCGCGCTGCCGGATCAGGAGACGCGGCGGCCCGGCACGCGCACTCGCTGGAATAACTTGATGCTCGCGGGCGACTGGACGGCTACCGGTCTGCCCGCGACGATTGAAGGCGCGATCCGCTCAGGCCAGAAGGCCGCGGATACGTTGCTGAATGAACCGATGGAACGCCGATGA
- the shc gene encoding squalene--hopene cyclase: MNDLSQAQPLDAVLPEFADATPDATAPAVAGEAPAASLDTAITRATDAILAAQKADGHWVYELEADATIPAEYVLLVHYLGETPNVELEQKIARYLRRIQLPDGGWPLFTDGALDVSASVKAYFALKMIGDPADAEHMVHAREAILANGGAETVNVFTRILLALFGVVSWRAVPMMPVEIMLLPMWFPFHLSKVSYWARTVIVPLLVLNAKRPVARNPRRVRIDELFRGAPVNTGPRDRAPHQHSGWFRFFSGVDVLLRAVDGLLPKATRERAVRQAVAFVDERLNGEDGLGAIFPAMANSVMMYDVLGYPADHPNRAIARQSIDKLLVIKDDEAYCQPCLSPVWDTSLAAHALLETGEAHAEQAAERGLAWLRPLQILDVRGDWISRRPNVRPGGWAFQYNNAHYPDVDDTAVVVMAMQRSATVTQSDVDREAIARAREWVVGMQSSDGGWGAFEPENTQYYLNNIPFSDHGALLDPPTADVSGRCLSMLAQLGELPQNSEPAQRAFAYMLREQESDGSWYGRWGLNYIYGTWTALCSLNAAGMPHDDPHMKRAAQWLLSIQNEDGGWGEGGESYKLDYHGYERAPSTASQTAWALMGLMAAGEVDHEAVARGVAYLQREQREHGLWDEARFTATGFPRVFYLRYHGYRKFFPLWALARFRHLKRNGLTRVAVGM, translated from the coding sequence ATGAACGATTTATCTCAAGCCCAGCCACTGGACGCCGTGCTGCCCGAATTCGCCGACGCCACGCCGGACGCGACCGCGCCGGCTGTTGCGGGTGAGGCGCCCGCAGCGTCGCTCGACACCGCGATCACGCGCGCGACCGATGCGATTCTCGCCGCGCAGAAGGCGGACGGCCACTGGGTCTACGAACTCGAAGCCGACGCCACGATTCCCGCTGAATACGTGCTGCTGGTCCACTATCTCGGTGAAACACCGAACGTGGAGCTGGAACAGAAGATCGCGCGCTATCTGCGCCGCATCCAGTTGCCCGACGGCGGCTGGCCACTGTTTACCGACGGCGCGCTCGACGTCAGCGCCAGCGTGAAGGCGTATTTCGCACTGAAGATGATCGGCGACCCGGCGGACGCCGAGCACATGGTCCACGCACGCGAGGCAATTCTCGCCAACGGCGGTGCCGAAACCGTGAACGTCTTCACGCGGATTCTGCTTGCGCTGTTCGGCGTGGTGTCCTGGCGCGCGGTGCCGATGATGCCCGTCGAGATCATGCTGTTGCCCATGTGGTTCCCGTTCCATCTGTCGAAGGTGTCGTACTGGGCGCGTACCGTCATCGTGCCGCTGCTCGTGCTGAATGCGAAGCGGCCGGTGGCGCGCAACCCGCGCCGCGTGCGGATCGACGAGTTGTTCCGCGGCGCGCCGGTCAACACCGGCCCGCGCGATCGGGCGCCGCATCAGCATTCCGGCTGGTTCCGGTTTTTCAGTGGCGTGGACGTGCTGCTGCGCGCCGTCGACGGCCTGCTCCCGAAAGCCACGCGCGAGCGCGCGGTGCGGCAAGCGGTGGCTTTCGTCGACGAACGGCTCAATGGCGAAGACGGCCTCGGCGCGATTTTCCCGGCCATGGCGAACTCGGTGATGATGTACGACGTGCTTGGCTATCCGGCCGATCATCCGAATCGCGCGATTGCTCGCCAGTCGATCGACAAGCTGCTCGTTATCAAGGATGACGAAGCGTATTGCCAGCCGTGTCTGTCGCCGGTATGGGATACCTCGCTCGCGGCGCACGCGCTGCTCGAAACCGGCGAGGCGCACGCCGAACAGGCGGCCGAACGCGGGCTCGCGTGGCTGCGTCCGCTGCAGATTCTCGACGTGCGCGGCGACTGGATTTCGCGCCGTCCGAATGTGCGGCCGGGCGGTTGGGCGTTCCAGTACAACAACGCGCATTACCCGGACGTCGACGATACGGCGGTGGTCGTGATGGCGATGCAGCGCTCGGCAACGGTGACGCAATCGGATGTCGATCGCGAAGCGATTGCGCGGGCGCGCGAGTGGGTGGTCGGCATGCAGAGCAGCGACGGCGGCTGGGGCGCGTTCGAACCGGAAAACACGCAGTATTACCTGAACAACATTCCGTTCTCCGATCACGGCGCCTTGCTCGATCCGCCGACCGCGGACGTCTCGGGCCGCTGTCTGTCGATGCTCGCGCAACTCGGCGAACTGCCGCAGAACAGCGAGCCGGCGCAACGCGCGTTCGCGTACATGCTGCGGGAGCAGGAATCGGACGGCAGCTGGTACGGCCGCTGGGGCCTGAACTACATCTACGGCACGTGGACCGCGCTGTGTTCGCTGAACGCAGCCGGCATGCCGCACGACGACCCGCACATGAAGCGCGCGGCGCAGTGGCTCCTGTCGATCCAGAACGAAGACGGCGGCTGGGGCGAGGGCGGCGAGAGCTACAAGCTCGACTACCACGGTTACGAGCGCGCGCCGAGCACGGCTTCGCAAACCGCGTGGGCGCTGATGGGCCTGATGGCGGCCGGCGAGGTCGATCACGAAGCGGTCGCGCGAGGCGTCGCGTATTTGCAGCGTGAACAGCGCGAGCACGGTCTGTGGGACGAAGCGCGTTTCACCGCGACCGGCTTCCCGCGCGTGTTCTATCTGCGTTATCACGGCTATCGCAAGTTCTTCCCGCTGTGGGCACTGGCGCGCTTCCGTCATCTGAAGCGCAACGGCCTCACGCGCGTCGCCGTCGGGATGTAA
- a CDS encoding phosphorylase has translation MPLSPTPSTDDGRRPLPVIVVTGMAFEARIARGEGVEVVYAARADLLESALSAAVARGCSGIISFGTAGGLAPDLEPGSLIVADAVEGPFGRLQTDRPWSDRLAAALAAGPLSARLRRGLMAAVTAPLVTAGDKDVLHRSNGALAVDMESHIAGAKAAAHGVPFAVCRAIVDPAWRTLPSAATAGLRDDGGTALGPILRELMRQPSQLGALIQVAVDARAARISLVQARRAIGEAGALRVTIG, from the coding sequence ATGCCGCTTTCCCCAACGCCGTCAACCGATGACGGCCGCCGTCCCTTGCCGGTAATCGTGGTGACGGGCATGGCGTTCGAGGCGCGCATCGCGCGTGGCGAAGGCGTCGAGGTCGTCTACGCGGCGCGCGCCGACCTGCTGGAGAGCGCGTTGAGCGCGGCGGTGGCGCGTGGCTGTTCGGGCATCATCAGTTTCGGTACGGCGGGCGGTTTGGCGCCGGACCTGGAGCCGGGCTCGCTGATCGTCGCGGACGCCGTCGAGGGTCCGTTTGGGCGCCTCCAGACCGATCGGCCATGGTCCGACCGGCTCGCGGCCGCGCTGGCGGCAGGCCCGCTCTCCGCGCGTTTGCGGCGTGGTCTCATGGCGGCAGTCACCGCGCCTCTGGTGACGGCGGGCGACAAGGACGTGCTGCATCGCTCGAACGGCGCTCTAGCGGTGGACATGGAGTCGCACATTGCCGGCGCGAAAGCGGCCGCGCACGGGGTCCCGTTTGCCGTGTGCCGCGCGATCGTCGATCCGGCGTGGCGCACGCTGCCTTCCGCGGCGACCGCCGGCCTGCGCGACGACGGCGGCACGGCGCTCGGGCCGATTCTGCGGGAATTGATGCGGCAGCCGTCGCAGCTCGGCGCGCTGATTCAGGTTGCCGTCGACGCCCGGGCGGCGCGCATTTCGCTGGTGCAGGCGCGACGCGCGATAGGCGAGGCCGGGGCATTGCGCGTGACCATCGGCTGA
- a CDS encoding hotdog domain-containing protein translates to MNFHTRKWVKPEDLNPNGTLFGGSLLRWIDEEAAIYAICQLDNQRVVTKFMSEINFVSSARQGDIIELGMTATHFGRTSITLRCEVRNKITRKSILTVEKMVFVNLDENGEPGPHGRTRIRYADEAFARYRENSRPVPKGAVAVEEERVASRAEVDSLH, encoded by the coding sequence ATGAATTTCCACACCAGAAAGTGGGTCAAGCCCGAAGATCTGAACCCCAACGGCACGCTGTTCGGCGGCAGCCTTCTACGCTGGATCGATGAAGAAGCCGCCATTTACGCCATCTGCCAGCTCGACAATCAGCGCGTCGTGACCAAGTTCATGTCCGAGATCAACTTCGTCAGCTCGGCGCGGCAGGGCGACATCATCGAACTCGGCATGACCGCCACGCATTTCGGCCGCACCTCGATCACGCTCCGCTGCGAAGTGCGCAACAAGATCACGCGCAAAAGCATCCTGACCGTCGAGAAAATGGTGTTCGTCAATCTCGACGAGAACGGCGAGCCGGGGCCTCACGGGCGCACGCGGATTCGTTATGCGGATGAGGCGTTTGCCCGCTATCGCGAGAATTCGCGCCCGGTGCCGAAAGGCGCGGTTGCCGTCGAAGAAGAGCGGGTTGCGTCGCGCGCCGAGGTGGATAGCTTGCATTGA
- a CDS encoding MlaA family lipoprotein: protein MKLRNTALALVATGLISGCATGPDRKPGDPFEPMNRAVFNFNDGLDRYVAVPVAKGYQKVTPQPLRTAVSNFFSNLGDLTNAANALLQLKITDATEDIVRFAFNSTFGLGGLLDWATPAGLPKHHQDFGLTLGHWGIPSGPYLVLPLFGPSTVRDSMGLIVDVKFNPLNYMEPALRNPLYVLQFVSVRSDLLGASDLLQQAALDKYSFVRDAYTQQRRARLRGTSDNAAPLPNYDDQGDSGASSAPAAGAPAAGALPNYADPGDAAEAPNAASGAATGAPAGVPDYTDPGETPASGAAGAKPAVPAGVPDYSDPGETPASGPAGSPPAVPAAAPNGASGAAARTPPATPADRTQPASAPVTQ from the coding sequence ATGAAGCTGCGTAACACCGCGCTGGCACTCGTCGCCACCGGTTTGATTTCTGGCTGCGCCACCGGCCCCGACCGCAAGCCCGGCGACCCGTTCGAACCCATGAACCGGGCGGTGTTCAATTTCAACGATGGACTGGACCGCTACGTCGCCGTTCCGGTGGCGAAGGGCTACCAGAAGGTGACGCCGCAGCCGTTGCGCACCGCCGTAAGCAACTTCTTCTCGAATCTGGGCGATCTGACCAACGCCGCGAACGCGCTGCTGCAGTTGAAGATCACCGACGCGACCGAGGACATCGTCCGTTTCGCGTTCAACTCCACCTTCGGTCTGGGCGGCTTGCTCGATTGGGCGACACCGGCCGGGCTGCCTAAGCATCATCAGGATTTCGGCCTGACGCTGGGACACTGGGGCATTCCGTCGGGTCCGTACCTCGTCCTGCCGCTGTTCGGCCCGAGCACGGTGCGCGACAGCATGGGTCTTATCGTCGACGTGAAGTTCAACCCGCTGAACTACATGGAGCCGGCGCTGCGCAATCCGCTCTACGTACTGCAATTCGTGAGCGTGCGTTCAGACCTGCTGGGTGCTTCGGATCTGCTGCAACAAGCTGCGCTGGACAAGTACTCGTTCGTGCGCGACGCGTATACGCAGCAACGCCGGGCGCGTCTGCGCGGCACCAGCGACAACGCTGCGCCGCTGCCGAACTATGACGATCAAGGCGATTCCGGCGCCTCGTCGGCGCCCGCAGCCGGCGCGCCGGCGGCAGGTGCTCTGCCGAACTATGCGGATCCGGGCGACGCCGCGGAAGCCCCTAATGCGGCCTCTGGCGCTGCCACAGGCGCCCCGGCAGGCGTGCCTGACTACACCGATCCGGGTGAGACGCCCGCAAGCGGCGCGGCGGGCGCGAAGCCGGCCGTGCCGGCAGGTGTGCCTGATTACAGTGATCCAGGCGAAACGCCCGCGAGCGGTCCAGCGGGCTCCCCGCCGGCCGTGCCGGCAGCGGCGCCCAACGGCGCGTCAGGCGCGGCCGCACGGACGCCGCCCGCAACACCGGCCGACCGCACACAGCCGGCCTCGGCGCCAGTGACGCAATAA
- a CDS encoding MMPL family transporter, which translates to MLKSSIVRLVAYSVRHPMRIVVLSLVLTVLSGFYVAYNFKINTDISRLVETDKQWSSLEDAMDQAFPDRGQTVLVVVQARAPEFADAAAQALTTALKADPKEFVAVSQPAGGPFFEHNGLLFPSIDEVMSTTSQLVQSRPLVNALAHDPSLTGLAGTLTTSLLLPLQLGQVKLGDMSHLLSQSATTLDGVLAGQPAAFSWRALVDKSAATEPARAFVIVQPVVNYDALEPGATASKSIRDTAAALHLDSRYGATVRLTGEQPLADEEFASVKDGAVLNGIGTFIVVLIILWLALRSGRMIAAVFITLFVGLAITAALGLLLVGALNMISVAFMVLFVGLGVDFGVQFGVKYREERNRDNRLSAALMHTSHSIGVPLTLAAVAVALSFFSFLPTAYRGVSELGEIAGVGMFVAYFTNMTLLPALLKIFRPPGEAGSPGFKQLAPVDDFLDRHRKPVLIGTLIVVIGATPLLTHLRFDFNPLHLKDPHTESMETLLSLKDSPEAAVNNVHALAPSLADADRMAARLRTLPEVGRVNTLDTFVPADQQQKLMLIVSAAQQLLPALQQQPAQQATDAVRVAALKRASNQLSLAADDHPGPGAAEAKHLSATLQKLAAADAATRDRAETAMSETLRIALKQLANLLQPTEITRENLPKEISKGWISKDGRALVDISPKVKPGTDPNDDVMLAHFAHAVKKAEPGAIGGPISILHSADTIIKAFLQAAGYALVSIAILLWIALRRVGDMLRTLVPLLVSALVTLELCVVFGMPLNFANIIALPLMLGVGVAFKIYFVMAWRHGQTGLLQSSLTHAVLFSAATTATAFGSLWLSHHPGTSSMGRLLALSLFCTLIGAVVFQPVLMGKPRSRRAKQKGI; encoded by the coding sequence ATGCTGAAGTCATCTATTGTCCGTCTCGTCGCCTATTCAGTGCGTCATCCGATGAGGATCGTCGTGCTGTCGCTCGTGCTCACCGTGCTGAGCGGTTTTTACGTTGCCTATAACTTCAAGATCAACACGGACATCAGCCGTCTCGTCGAGACCGACAAGCAATGGTCGTCGCTCGAAGATGCCATGGACCAGGCCTTTCCGGACCGTGGTCAAACTGTTCTAGTGGTGGTCCAGGCGCGCGCGCCGGAGTTCGCCGACGCCGCCGCACAAGCCCTGACCACGGCGCTCAAGGCCGATCCCAAAGAGTTCGTCGCGGTTTCGCAGCCGGCCGGCGGCCCGTTCTTCGAGCACAACGGCCTGCTGTTCCCATCAATCGACGAGGTGATGTCGACCACCTCGCAGCTCGTCCAATCGCGCCCGCTCGTCAACGCCCTCGCGCACGATCCGAGCCTGACCGGCCTTGCCGGCACGCTCACCACAAGTCTGTTGCTGCCGCTTCAACTGGGTCAAGTGAAGCTCGGCGACATGAGCCATCTGCTGTCGCAAAGCGCGACCACACTCGACGGCGTGCTGGCTGGCCAGCCGGCCGCCTTCTCGTGGCGTGCGTTGGTCGACAAGAGCGCGGCCACCGAGCCGGCGCGCGCCTTCGTCATCGTGCAGCCGGTCGTGAACTACGACGCGCTGGAGCCCGGCGCGACGGCCTCGAAGTCGATCCGCGACACCGCCGCCGCGCTGCACCTCGACTCGCGCTACGGCGCCACTGTCCGTCTCACGGGCGAACAGCCGCTCGCGGACGAAGAGTTCGCGTCGGTCAAGGACGGCGCGGTGCTCAACGGCATCGGCACCTTCATCGTCGTGCTGATCATTTTGTGGCTGGCGCTGCGCTCGGGCCGCATGATCGCCGCCGTGTTCATCACGCTGTTCGTCGGGCTCGCGATTACCGCGGCGCTCGGCCTGCTGCTGGTGGGCGCGCTCAACATGATTTCGGTCGCCTTCATGGTGCTGTTCGTCGGACTCGGGGTCGATTTCGGCGTGCAGTTCGGCGTCAAGTATCGCGAGGAGCGCAATCGCGACAACCGGCTTTCCGCGGCCCTCATGCATACGTCGCACAGCATCGGCGTGCCGCTCACGCTCGCCGCGGTCGCCGTCGCGTTGAGCTTCTTCTCGTTCCTGCCGACGGCTTACCGCGGCGTGTCCGAGTTGGGCGAGATCGCGGGCGTCGGCATGTTCGTCGCGTACTTCACCAACATGACGCTGCTGCCGGCCCTGCTGAAGATCTTCAGGCCGCCCGGCGAAGCCGGTTCGCCTGGTTTCAAGCAACTCGCGCCCGTCGACGATTTCCTCGATCGCCATCGCAAACCGGTGCTGATTGGCACGCTCATCGTCGTGATCGGCGCCACGCCGTTGCTTACGCATTTGCGCTTCGACTTCAACCCGCTTCATCTGAAGGATCCGCACACGGAATCGATGGAGACGCTGTTGTCGCTGAAGGATTCGCCTGAGGCGGCGGTCAACAACGTGCATGCGCTGGCGCCGTCGCTCGCCGACGCCGATCGCATGGCCGCGCGTCTGCGTACGTTGCCGGAAGTGGGCCGCGTCAATACGCTCGACACCTTCGTTCCCGCCGATCAGCAGCAAAAGCTGATGCTGATCGTGAGCGCTGCGCAGCAGCTATTGCCCGCGCTGCAGCAACAGCCCGCGCAACAGGCGACGGATGCCGTGCGCGTCGCCGCGCTCAAACGCGCGTCGAACCAGCTCTCGCTCGCCGCCGACGATCACCCGGGACCAGGCGCCGCCGAAGCCAAACATCTGTCCGCCACATTGCAGAAATTAGCCGCTGCCGATGCCGCCACGCGCGACCGCGCCGAAACCGCGATGTCCGAGACGCTGCGCATTGCGCTGAAGCAGTTGGCCAACCTGCTGCAACCCACCGAGATCACGCGCGAAAATCTGCCCAAGGAGATCTCCAAAGGCTGGATCTCGAAAGACGGCCGCGCCCTCGTCGACATCTCGCCGAAGGTGAAACCCGGCACCGACCCGAACGACGACGTCATGCTCGCGCACTTTGCGCACGCCGTGAAGAAGGCGGAGCCGGGCGCGATCGGCGGCCCGATTTCGATCCTGCACTCGGCCGACACCATCATCAAGGCGTTTCTGCAGGCCGCCGGTTACGCGCTCGTGTCGATTGCGATTCTGCTCTGGATCGCGCTGCGGCGCGTCGGCGACATGCTGCGCACGCTGGTTCCCCTGCTGGTGTCGGCGCTCGTGACGCTCGAGTTGTGCGTGGTATTCGGCATGCCGCTGAACTTTGCGAATATCATCGCGTTGCCGCTGATGCTCGGCGTCGGCGTAGCGTTCAAGATCTACTTCGTGATGGCGTGGCGCCATGGTCAGACCGGCCTCCTGCAGTCGAGCCTGACGCACGCTGTGCTGTTCAGTGCGGCGACCACGGCGACGGCGTTTGGCAGCCTCTGGCTGTCGCACCACCCGGGGACTTCCAGCATGGGGCGTCTGCTGGCGCTCTCGCTGTTCTGTACGCTGATCGGCGCAGTGGTGTTTCAACCCGTGCTGATGGGTAAGCCGCGCTCACGTCGCGCGAAGCAAAAAGGAATATAA
- a CDS encoding ABC transporter substrate-binding protein encodes MKRYLSAFLAAAVVSTAAYAQSAPEAVVKSAVEGTVAAMKADPQARGGDMAKITQLVESRFLPATDFQRTTRIAVGKAWTTATPEQQKQLYEQFTLLLTRTYAASLSQLRDQDVKFKFLPVSVPAGAKDVVVQSHVLSNGGDDAIDYRMTKGDAGWKVYDINMMGAWLIQVYQTQFADQISKGGIDGLIKFLTAHNARSAG; translated from the coding sequence ATGAAACGTTATCTGTCTGCTTTTCTGGCCGCGGCCGTGGTGTCCACAGCGGCATATGCGCAAAGCGCACCCGAAGCGGTGGTAAAAAGTGCTGTCGAGGGCACGGTGGCCGCGATGAAGGCTGACCCGCAGGCGCGCGGCGGCGACATGGCGAAGATCACCCAACTGGTCGAGTCGCGCTTCCTGCCGGCCACCGACTTTCAGCGCACCACGCGGATCGCGGTCGGCAAGGCCTGGACTACCGCGACGCCCGAACAGCAAAAGCAGTTGTACGAGCAGTTTACGCTGCTGCTCACGCGCACTTACGCGGCCTCGCTGTCGCAACTGCGCGATCAGGACGTGAAGTTCAAGTTCTTGCCGGTGAGCGTTCCGGCTGGCGCCAAAGACGTCGTCGTGCAGTCGCACGTACTCAGCAATGGCGGCGACGATGCGATCGACTATCGCATGACCAAGGGCGACGCCGGCTGGAAGGTCTACGACATCAACATGATGGGCGCCTGGCTGATCCAGGTGTACCAGACGCAATTTGCCGATCAGATTTCCAAAGGCGGCATCGACGGGCTGATCAAGTTTCTGACCGCTCACAATGCGCGCAGCGCTGGGTAA
- the hpnH gene encoding adenosyl-hopene transferase HpnH yields MSIPLLQKVRVGAYIMRQHMSGNKRYPLALMLEPLFRCNLACNGCGKIDYPDPILNQRLSLQECLEAVDECNAPVVSIAGGEPLLHKEMPQIVKGIMARKKFVYLCTNALLMEKKMDDYEPNPYFVWSVHLDGDQQAHDHSVSQEGVYDKAVAAIKEAKRRGFRVNINCTLFNDAVPERVAAFFDTLGPMGVDGITVSPGYAYERAPDQQHFLNRDKTKQLFREIFKRGNNGKNWSFSQSGMFLDFLAGNQTYECTPWGNPARTVFGWQKPCYLVGEGYVKTFKELMETTDWDKYGTGNYEKCADCMVHCGFEATAVMDTVAHPLKALKVSLRGPKTSGAFTKDIPLDKQRPAEYVFSRHVEIKLEEIKVSGKGKKVQTATAAH; encoded by the coding sequence TTGTCTATTCCGCTGCTACAGAAAGTCCGGGTCGGCGCATACATCATGCGTCAGCATATGTCCGGGAATAAACGCTATCCGCTCGCCTTGATGCTGGAGCCGCTGTTCCGCTGCAATCTCGCCTGCAATGGCTGCGGCAAGATCGACTATCCGGATCCCATCCTGAATCAGCGCCTGTCGCTGCAAGAATGCCTTGAAGCCGTCGACGAATGCAATGCACCGGTGGTCTCGATCGCAGGTGGCGAACCGCTGCTGCACAAGGAAATGCCGCAGATCGTGAAGGGCATCATGGCGCGCAAGAAATTCGTGTACCTGTGCACGAACGCGCTGCTGATGGAAAAGAAAATGGACGACTACGAGCCGAATCCGTACTTCGTCTGGTCGGTTCACCTCGACGGCGATCAGCAGGCACACGATCACTCTGTTTCGCAGGAAGGCGTATACGACAAGGCTGTCGCCGCCATCAAGGAAGCGAAGCGCCGCGGTTTCCGCGTGAACATCAACTGCACGTTGTTCAACGACGCCGTGCCGGAACGCGTCGCCGCGTTCTTCGACACGCTGGGCCCGATGGGCGTCGACGGCATCACCGTCTCGCCGGGTTATGCGTACGAACGCGCGCCGGATCAGCAGCACTTCCTGAATCGCGACAAGACCAAGCAACTGTTCCGCGAGATTTTCAAGCGCGGCAACAATGGCAAGAACTGGTCGTTCAGCCAGTCGGGCATGTTCCTCGATTTCCTGGCCGGCAATCAGACGTACGAATGCACGCCGTGGGGCAACCCGGCCCGTACCGTGTTCGGCTGGCAAAAGCCGTGCTATCTCGTCGGCGAAGGTTACGTGAAGACCTTCAAGGAACTGATGGAAACCACGGACTGGGACAAGTACGGCACGGGCAACTACGAAAAGTGCGCGGACTGCATGGTGCACTGCGGTTTCGAAGCGACCGCCGTGATGGATACAGTGGCGCATCCGCTGAAGGCGCTGAAGGTCAGCCTGCGCGGTCCGAAGACCTCGGGCGCGTTCACCAAGGACATTCCTTTGGATAAGCAGCGTCCCGCCGAGTATGTCTTCTCGCGCCACGTCGAGATCAAGCTGGAAGAGATCAAGGTGTCTGGCAAAGGTAAGAAAGTGCAGACGGCGACGGCTGCACACTAA